The genomic segment GAGATGGCCGCAAACAGGACTCAGGTTGATGTCCTTGCCCAAGGCCTTCACCTCCTTGTTCTTGGCCATCTGGGCGTTAACGTCCTTGGCATAGTCTGGCAACTCGTTCATGTAGTAGGTGCTGGTGACGAAGCAGCCAGCAGTGTTGTCCATCCAATAGGCCGCATTGGCACTGCGACCAGCAGGCAGAATGGCTGCACGGTCTTTATAACTGACACCAATCACCTTCGAGCGGAAATCAGTGTGCAGGCGCAACTGGTCGCCAATGGTCGAAGCCAGCAGCAGATGGGGTGACGACTGTCCCCTCTTGGTGTCGGAACCCACGGTCTGGTAGTTATCATCGGCCACGCAGCCCACAGGTTCGCCATCCACATAGAAGGAGTTGCCACAGATGCCGTGATAGGCTGGGGTGGTGCCAGTATAGATGGACGAATGGCCAATGGCCGTGATGGTGGGCACATAGTTGATGAGGCAGTTGTTTATCGAATAGCCATCGTTGATAAGGCGTTTGAGTCCGCCATAGGGCATCTGGTCGTAATAGCGTGAGAGATAGTCCCAGCGCATCTGGTCGACAACTACGCCCACCACCAGTTTCGGCTTACTGGTGAACGTCTGAGCCAAGGCCGTGATACTGGCCGTGAGCAAAAAGCATATGAGCAAATAAAACCTTTTCATATTTATAAAAATGCTTCTTTCCTGTTTGATTATTTTGCGTTAAACTGATTGAGCTTGTTGGTCCAATACTGGCGTACATCGGTCCACTTATAATAATAAGGAGTGGCTGTGGACTGAACGGGCAATGTCATCTCGCGCTCGTTGAGCAGCGCCTTCACCAGGATGTCGCCCGTGCCCTTCTTGGGCTTGTAGAAGATGAGTTGGATGTTGCAGCCCATGGGGAAGATCTTGTAGTTCTGCCAGTGAAGGTCGAGCTCGTCGATGTTTTCAATGCTGGCGTTACAGTCGCCCAACTCCATGAGGCAGGCCAGGGGCATCACGCACACCTCGTGGCCAAAGCGCATGGTGGCCTGAGGCTTGCCCAGGGCTACGCAGGTGTCGGCCGTCTGGATGATGTTCGTCAGGAGGTTATACTGACTGAAAGGCATGTTGTTGTCGGTCATGGGCGAGTTGGCATAACGCACATACCATCCCACGTTGTTGATGCGCCACTGGTCGTAGCGCTCCTCAGGCGTAAAGATGTTGATGAGGTCGATGGGCGCGTTGTCGTGACTCTGCATGTTGATGACCATCTCGAAGAGCTGGCGCATCAGGGTGTGACGATGAATGCTGTCGGCCGCCCACTGCTGGTCGTTGAACAGCACCTTCATCAGGCGTTCAGGGTGGGTGTTGCGATTATTGAACTCGCTGATACGACGACGGTCCTCATGGCGACTGCTCTCCTTGACCTTGCCCTCCCAGTCTTTGTTCAGATAGTACTGCAGTGCCTCGCTCACATCGTTGTGGATACGAGCCGTGGGGTTGGCAGCCATCAGCTCCTCGCATTCGGCCACCATGGACAGGATACAACGGTTGACCACCGTGCTGCGTGCATCGATGGCCACGTTCTTGGTGAGGAATATCTCAGGGAAGTGCTGGGCAATGCGTCGGCCAATGCCGTGGTGCTGGCGCTCGCCAACGGTGGTGAGGTCGCCTAGGCGCTTGTCAGTGGTCTTGTTAAACTCCTCCAGCAGTCGCAGGATGCGCTCGCCCTCAGCAGTCAGTTTGCCTTGGTTGCGGCCCTTCTGCAAGGGGCGAATCACACGGTTGTAGTCGTCCTTGCCAATGAGCCAGCGTGAGCCATGTCGGCCATAGTGGGTGAAATAGAAGGGTACATAGCCCTTAGGGGCCTTGGTGTAGGCAAAGTCGGGCAACTGGCGATCGTAGTCCACATAGTTGGAACCTGCCAAGAATGGGTTGGCTTTAATGTCATCGCGTGCTGTCTGTGCCGAAGCAGAAAAAGTGACTCCCAAGAGGAGCAGAGTTAGTATTTTCTTCATTTTTTGTTTTTGTTAGGTTTCAGGTTTGCAAAATTACTAAAAAAATGTCAACGGCCAAAGGGATTATAAAAATAATGCGTATATTTGCAGCCACAAACCACCTTTCGAAGGGTGGGAAAGTAGTATAGTAATAAGGTAAAAAGAATAAGAATTCAGTATGAAAAAGATATTTTTAACGATCATAGCAGTGATGGCGTTGACAAGTGCTAGCGCCCAGAAAACAGTGAAGAACGATACCCTGCAGTTTATGACAGCCTATCGCCAGTTTGCAGCCTGTGTTGAGAAGCAGCGTGTGCTGACCAAGCCCATGGCCGATTCGCTCATTGCCCGCCAGGACTCGCTGATGAAGCAGTATCGCAAGGTGAAACCCCTGCTGACGAGTAAGCAGGTGGAGGAGTATAACACGCTGAAGGGCCGTTTCACCAAGAAACTGCTGCAATATCGTGGTGACCGATTGGGTGAGGGTCTGGAGGCCACAGGCGACAGCATAGCAAAAGCCACCGGCAGGGTAGGTAGTGCTGTCGGCGGCTTCTTTAAGGGGTTGTTCGGAAAAGACTAACAGTTATCTTTTTCTAAGCGTCTCAACGATGCGTGACATCTGATTGGGAATGCGAATCTGCTGAGGACACTTGGCCAGGCAGACCTCGCAGTCCTGACATTTTGATGCCCATTTCTTCTCGTCGGGCAGTGCCTTCTTATAGCCATCGATGAAGGCCTGCTGACGTGTAGCATAGTCGGCTGCCGAGGCCTCAGGTAGGGGCAGCAGATGACTGTTCACGGCCTCGTTATAGGCCGCGAAGTTGCCTGGGATATCCACACCAAACGGACAAGGCATGCAATATTCGCAGGCCGTGCAAGGGATGGTGGGGATGCCCGACATCTGGTCGGCAATCTTGGCCAATAGGGCGTTCTCCTGCTCTGTGCAGGGGTCCAGGGGCGAGAATGTCTTCACGTTGTCCTCCAGGTGGTCCATGCGGTTCATGCCACTCAGCGTGGTGAGAATGTTCGTGTGACTGCCTACCCAGCGGAAGGCCCAGCGAGCCGTGCTGTCGTCAGGATGAACGGCCTTGAGTTGGTCTGTGAGTTCAGGTGCCATGCGACCAAACGAGCCGCCACGCAGAGGTTCCATCACCACGCACTGAACGCCCGTCTTCTTACATTTATCATACAGGTATTCTGCGTCGGCATCGCTGCGTCGTCCGCCACGCATAGAGGCATGGCGCCAGTCGAGGAAGTTCATCTGAATCTGAACGAAGTCCCAGTGATACTCCTCCTGACGGTCCAACAGCCAGTCAAAGTCGCGCACATCGCCATGATACGAGAAGCCCAGGTGCTTGATGCGTCCTGCTTCGCGCTCCTTCAGGAGAAAGTCCAGGATACCGTTGTCCAGGAAGCGCCCTTTCAGTGTGTCCATGCCGCCGCCAATGGCGTGCAGCAGGTAGTAGTCGATATGGTCCACCTTGAGGCGCTCCATCGAGGTCTCGTACATGCGTTTCGACTCGTCGAACGTCCATGTGCGACGGTTCTGGTTCGACATCTTTGTGGCCACGAAGAATTTTTCGCGAGGATGGCGCGCTAGGGCGTTGCCAGTGAGCACTTCCGACTGTCCGCCCATGTACATAGGGGCCGTGTCGAAGTAGTTCACACCATGCTCAATGGCATAGTCGACCAACTGGTTCACCTCGTCCTGATTGTTGGGCAGACGCATCATGCCAAAGCCCAGCAGCGAGATCTGTTCGCCAGAGCCATGCTGCACGCGATAGGTCATGCGATTCTCAACAGGTTTCTCGCTTTTTTCCTTAGCCAGCACGTTCAGGGGCTCCATGGCCATCAGTGCCATGGCCGAGCCAGCGCCTAGGCCCAGTCGCTTGAGGAACAATCGACGGTTCATGTCCATTTGTTCTTTCTTGTTCATCAGTTTTTAGTTTTTGTTGTTATTACAATTAAAGTATTTGTTTGTTTCAAGTTGTGCGATGCAAAGATACAAATATGTCATGGAATAAACAAATAATTTCATTATTTTCGCATTTTATTTGTTTTTCTCAGAGAAAAGTCGTAACTTTGCGGTCTTAAAAGCGATTAGAAGCGTGAAAATAAAACAAGTGCTGAGCGCCCTTGAACGATTCGCGCCCCTGCCGCTGCAGGAAAGTTGGGACAATGCTGGCCTGCAGATTGGATTAACAGAGGCGGAGGTTTCAGGGGCATTATTGTGTCTGGACGTTACTGAACAGGTAATCGACGAGGCTGTGGCAAAAGGCTGCAACCTGGTGGTGAGTCATCACCCCCTCCTGTTTCGCGGACTGAAGCAGGTGAGCGATGCCAATGATGTGCAACGCACTGTGCGTAAGGCCATTAAGCACGACGTCTGTGTCATCTCGATGCACACCAACCTGGATAATGCCAAGGGTGGGGTGAACTTTAAGATGGCCGATAAACTGGGCGCCATGGTGCTCAACGGCGCTTGTGAAAATGACTCGCTGGAGAAAGTGCCCATGGTTGTGGCAGAACTGCCTGAGGCCCTCGACGCACGTCAGTTTGTGGCGCATGTGAAGCGTTGCTTCTCTGTGGAGTGCGCTCATTGCAACGAACTGCTTCAGCGTCCCATCAAAAAGGTGGCTATATGTGGCGGCGCAGCTGATTTTATGCTCGACGAGGCCATTGCAAGTGGTGCCGATGCCTTTATCACAGGCGAGATGCACTATCACTCCTATTTCGGTCACGAGCAGGAGATTCAAATCTGCGTGATTGGTCACTACGAGAGTGAGCAGTTTACCTCTGAGATTTTCCGCGAGATCATCGAAAAGGCATGCCCTGGTGTGGCGTGCCAGATTACTGAGACAAATACGAATCCAATTAAATATTATTAAATTATGGCAAAGAAAGATCCTACAGATTTGTCAGTTGAAGAGAAACTGAAGACGCTCTTCCAGTTGCAGACGGCCCTCTCGGCCATCGACGAGAAGAAAGCCTTGCGTGGTGAACTTCCCCTGGAGGTAGAAGACCTGGAGGCTGAGATTGAGGGTCTGAACACGCGTGTTGAGCGCATTCAGGCCGAGGTGAATGATTTCGAGCGTGCCATCTCTCAGAAGAAGGCAGAGATTATCGAGGCTCAGAACAGTGTGGATCGCTACAAGCAGCAGTTGAACGAGGTTCGTAACAACCGCGAATACGACACACTGTCTAAGGAGATCGAGTTCCAGAGCCTGGAGATCGAGCTCTGCAAT from the Prevotella sp. E15-22 genome contains:
- a CDS encoding aldo/keto reductase; the protein is MNKKEQMDMNRRLFLKRLGLGAGSAMALMAMEPLNVLAKEKSEKPVENRMTYRVQHGSGEQISLLGFGMMRLPNNQDEVNQLVDYAIEHGVNYFDTAPMYMGGQSEVLTGNALARHPREKFFVATKMSNQNRRTWTFDESKRMYETSMERLKVDHIDYYLLHAIGGGMDTLKGRFLDNGILDFLLKEREAGRIKHLGFSYHGDVRDFDWLLDRQEEYHWDFVQIQMNFLDWRHASMRGGRRSDADAEYLYDKCKKTGVQCVVMEPLRGGSFGRMAPELTDQLKAVHPDDSTARWAFRWVGSHTNILTTLSGMNRMDHLEDNVKTFSPLDPCTEQENALLAKIADQMSGIPTIPCTACEYCMPCPFGVDIPGNFAAYNEAVNSHLLPLPEASAADYATRQQAFIDGYKKALPDEKKWASKCQDCEVCLAKCPQQIRIPNQMSRIVETLRKR
- a CDS encoding Nif3-like dinuclear metal center hexameric protein — its product is MKIKQVLSALERFAPLPLQESWDNAGLQIGLTEAEVSGALLCLDVTEQVIDEAVAKGCNLVVSHHPLLFRGLKQVSDANDVQRTVRKAIKHDVCVISMHTNLDNAKGGVNFKMADKLGAMVLNGACENDSLEKVPMVVAELPEALDARQFVAHVKRCFSVECAHCNELLQRPIKKVAICGGAADFMLDEAIASGADAFITGEMHYHSYFGHEQEIQICVIGHYESEQFTSEIFREIIEKACPGVACQITETNTNPIKYY
- a CDS encoding histidine-type phosphatase codes for the protein MKKILTLLLLGVTFSASAQTARDDIKANPFLAGSNYVDYDRQLPDFAYTKAPKGYVPFYFTHYGRHGSRWLIGKDDYNRVIRPLQKGRNQGKLTAEGERILRLLEEFNKTTDKRLGDLTTVGERQHHGIGRRIAQHFPEIFLTKNVAIDARSTVVNRCILSMVAECEELMAANPTARIHNDVSEALQYYLNKDWEGKVKESSRHEDRRRISEFNNRNTHPERLMKVLFNDQQWAADSIHRHTLMRQLFEMVINMQSHDNAPIDLINIFTPEERYDQWRINNVGWYVRYANSPMTDNNMPFSQYNLLTNIIQTADTCVALGKPQATMRFGHEVCVMPLACLMELGDCNASIENIDELDLHWQNYKIFPMGCNIQLIFYKPKKGTGDILVKALLNEREMTLPVQSTATPYYYKWTDVRQYWTNKLNQFNAK